In a single window of the Phocoena sinus isolate mPhoSin1 chromosome 7, mPhoSin1.pri, whole genome shotgun sequence genome:
- the GPC1 gene encoding glypican-1: protein MELRARGWWLLCVAVALAACAHGDPASKSRSCGEVRHIYGTKGFSLSDVPQAEISGEHLRICPQGYTCCTSEMEENLANRSRAELETALLDSGRALQATLAAQLRGFDDHFQRLLNDSERALQEAFPGAFGELYVQNAKAFRDLYAELRLYYRGANLHLEETLAEFWARLLERLFRQLHGQPLLPDDYLDCLGKRAEPLRPFGEAPRELRLRATRAFVAARAFVQGLGVASDVVRKVAQVPLSPECSRAIMKLVYCAHCLGVPGAWPCPDYCRNVLKGCLANQADLDAEWRNLLDSMVLITDKFWGPTGAESVIGGVHLWLAEAISALQDNSDTLTAKVIQGCGNPKVNPQGPEPEEKRRRGKLVLPEKPPAGTLQKLVSEAKAQLRDAQDFWISLPGTLCSEKLAMSAASDDRCWNGVAKGRYLPEVMGDGLANQINNPEVEVDITKPDMTIRQQIMQLKTTTNRLRGAYDGNDVDFQDASDDGSGSGSGEGCPDDECGRRVGRKSSSSRTPLSHALPGLSEREGQKASATGRPQPCTRLLLLSGLPLVLSAARPRWR from the exons gtGAGCACCTGCGGATCTGCCCCCAGGGCTACACCTGCTGCACCAGCGAGATGGAGGAGAACCTGGCCAACCGCAGCCGGGCCGAGCTGGAGACGGCGCTCCTGGACAGTGGCCGGGCCCTGCAGGCCACGCTGGCCGCCCAGCTGCGGGGCTTTGACG ATCACTTCCAGCGCCTGCTGAACGACTCGGAGCGGGCGCTGCAGGAGGCCTTCCCGGGCGCCTTCGGGGAGCTGTACGTGCAGAACGCCAAGGCCTTCCGCGACCTGTACGCCGAGCTGCGCCTCTACTACCGCGGCGCCAACCTGCACCTGGAGGAGACGCTGGCCGAGTTCTGGGCCCGCCTGCTCGAGCGCCTCTTCCGGCAGCTGCACGGGCAGCCGCTGCTGCCCGACGACTACCTGGACTGCCTGGGCAAGCGGGCCGAGCCGCTGCGGCCCTTCGGGGAGGCGCCCCGCGAGCTGCGCCTGCGCGCCACCCGCGCCTTCGTGGCGGCGCGCGCCTTCGTGCAGGGCCTGGGCGTGGCCAGCGACGTGGTCCGGAAGGTGGCCCAG GTACCCCTGAGCCCGGAGTGCTCACGGGCCATCATGAAGCTGGTGTACTGCGCCCACTGCCTGGGGGTGCCCGGCGCCTGGCCCTGCCCCGACTACTGCCGCAACGTGCTCAAGGGCTGCCTGGCCAACCAGGCCGACCTGGACGCCGAGTGGAGGAACCTTCTGG ACTCCATGGTGCTCATCACAGACAAGTTCTGGGGCCCGACGGGCGCAGAGAGCGTCATCGGCGGCGTGCACTTGTGGCTGGCAGAGGCCATCAGCGCCCTACAGGACAACAGCGACACCCTCACGGCCAAG GTCATCCAGGGCTGCGGGAACCCCAAGGTGAACCCCCAGGGCCCCGAGCCCGAGGAGAAGCGGCGCCGGGGCAAGCTGGTGCTGCCGGAGAAGCCACCCGCGGGCACGCTTCAGAAGCTG GTCTCCGAGGCCAAGGCCCAGCTCCGAGATGCCCAGGACTTCTGGATCAGCCTCCCGGGGACGCTGTGCAGTGAGAAGTTGGCCATGAGCGCGGCCAGCGACGACCGCTGCTGGAACGGGGTGGCCAAGGGTCG GTACCTGCCTGAGGTGATGGGCGATGGCCTGGCCAACCAGATCAACAACCCCGAGGTGGAGGTGGACATCACCAAGCCCGACATGACCATCCGCCAGCAGATCATGCAGCTGAAGACCACCACCAACCGTCTGCGCGGCGCCTACGACGGCAACGACGTGGACTTCCAGGACGCCA GTGATGACGGCAGCGGCTCAGGCAGCGGCGAGGGCTGCCCCGACGACGAGTGTGGCCGGAGGGTCGGCAGGAAGAGCTCCAGCTCCCGGACGCCCCTGAGCCACGCCCTGCCCGGCCTCTCGGAGCGAGAGGGTCAGAAGGCGTCGGCCACGGGCCGCCCGCAGCCCTGCACGCGCCTCCTGCTGCTCTCCGGCCTCCCGCTGGTGCTCTCAGCAGCCAGGCCCCGGTGGCGGTAA